The following proteins come from a genomic window of Botrytis cinerea B05.10 chromosome 14, complete sequence:
- the Bcdcg1 gene encoding Bcdcg1 — protein sequence MTTDIKPKRLIDRKLLIINPNSSKSMTEGLQTLLSTISDSSQVQISFYTAQLPSPPSINNEEDAMLSTEVVLSDLTSTLDQYDAFLVACYSVHPLVTELKKRVRPNVHVTGIFEASVMMSLGLLTQGYGKRLGGNEGDKEGFGIVSTGKYWEEVLGAGVRDFLGIKKGENCERFKGVETTGLTAGELHSVDSETVSTRMKEAVKRLVGKRDCSIICLGCAGMAGMDDMVREALVEELGSEDANKVCIVDGVKAGVVYLEANLKALPSGSG from the coding sequence ATGACTACCGATATCAAACCCAAGAGACTTATAGACAGAAAGCTTCTTATCATAAATCCAAACTCTTCAAAGTCTATGACTGAGGGCCTGCAAACTTTACTTTCTACAATAAGTGATTCGTCTCAGGTTCAAATCTCATTTTACACAGCTCAACTTCCAAGTCCTCCGTCCATCAACAACGAAGAGGATGCAATGCTCTCTACCGAAGTTGTTCTTTCGGACCTTACATCGACTCTTGATCAATATGATGCATTTCTTGTAGCCTGTTACAGCGTTCATCCATTGGTTACGGAACTCAAGAAGAGAGTGAGACCGAATGTACACGTGACTGGAATATTTGAGGCCAGTGTGATGATGTCTTTGGGATTGTTGACACAGGGCTATGGAAAGAGATTGGGTGGTAACGAAGGTGATAAGGAAGGATTTGGAATAGTGAGTACGGGAAAATACTGGGAAGAAGTGTTGGGGGCAGGTGTGAGAGATTTCTTGGGGATTAAAAAGGGAGAAAATTGTGAAAGATTCAAAGGAGTAGAGACTACAGGCCTCACCGCTGGCGAGCTTCATAGTGTCGATAGCGAGACTGTCAGCacaagaatgaaggaagCAGTGAAAAGATTGGTTGGAAAAAGAGATTGTTCTATTATTTGCCTAGGGTGTGCAGGAATGGCAGGAATGGACGACATGGTCCGAGAAGCACTCGTGGAAGAATTGGGATCAGAGGATGCCAATAAAGTATGTATTGTCGACGGTGTCAAAGCTGGTGTTGTATACCTTGAGGCAAATTTGAAGGCGTTGCCTAGTGGAAGTGGCTAA
- the Bcarp2 gene encoding Bcarp2, whose product MAEPPIVLDGGTGFLKVGYAAQNFPEFQYPSIVGRPILRSEEKGDDGMVIKDIMCGDEAAAARTMLQVSYPMENGIVKKWDDMQHLWDYTFYEKMKVDPTGRKILLTEPPMNPLKNREQMCEVMFERYQFGGVYVAIQAVLALYAQGLSSGVVVDSGDGVTHIVPVYESVVLNHLTRRLDVAGRDVTRNLIALLLRRGYALNRTADFETVRQIKEKLCYVSYDLELDQRLSEDTTVLVESYTLPDGRVIRVGSERFEAPECLFQPHLVDVEQPGIAEFLFNTIQAADVDVRSSLFKAIVLSGGSSMYPGLPSRLEKELKQLWLTRVLGGDPERLNKFKVRIEDPPRRRHMVFLGGAVLANIMADKENMWITKQEWEEQGTRVLEKLGPR is encoded by the exons ATGGCAGAACCACCAATAG TCCTCGATGGAGGAACTGGTTTCCTGAAAGTCGGATATGCAGCTCAG aatttccCAGAGTTTCAATATCCCTCTATCGTCGGTCGACCAATTCTGCGATCTGAAGAAAAGGGTGATGATGGCATGGTCATCAAGGACATCATGTGTGGTGATGAAGCCGCCGCAGCGAGGACAATGCTTCAAGTCTCATATCCTATGGAAAACGGTATTGTCAAGAAATGGGATGATATGCAACACCTTTGGGATTATACATTTTACGAGAAAATGAAGGTTGATCCTACAGGCCGGAAGATTCTCTTGACAGAACCACCAATGAACCCCTTAAAGAACAGAGAACAAATGTGCGAAGTTATGTTTGAGAGGTATCAGTTTGGAGGAGTTTACGTGGCTATTCAAGCTGTTTTAGCTCTGTATGCCCAAG GTCTCAGTTCTGGTGTTGTGGTCGATTCTGGAGACGGAGTTACGCACATTGTACCAGTCTACGAATCAGTTGTTCTCAACCATCTTACTCGTCGTCTTGATGTTGCCGGTCGAGATGTCACACGAAACTTAATTGCTCTCTTATTACGTCGCGGATATGCTTTGAACAGAACAGCGGATTTCGAAACTGTTAGACAGATTAAGGAGAAGCTTTGCTATGTTTCTTACGATCTTGAGTTGGATCAACGCTTGAGTGAAGACACAACTGTATTGGTTGAAAGCTACACTCTACCTGATGGGCGTGTGATCCGCGTTGGAAGTGAACGTTTCGAAGCTCCCGAGTGCCTCTTCCAACCTCATCTCGTCGATGTTGAACAACCCGGTATCGCCGAATTCCTCTTCAACACCATTCAAGCTGCCGATGTTGATGTGCGatcctctctcttcaaaGCTATCGTTTTGTCCGGTGGTTCATCTATGTATCCCGGTCTGCCATCGCGACTcgagaaagaattgaaacaATTATGGTTAACGAGAGTTCTTGGTGGAGATCCCGAACGCTTAAATAAGTTCAAGGTCCGAATTGAAGATCCTCCTAGGAGGAGGCATATGGTTTTCTTGGGGGGAGCAGTGTTGGCAAACATTATGGCTGATAAAGAGAATATGTGGATCACAAAGCAAGAATGGGAAGAGCAAGGCACGAGAGTATTGGAAAAGTTGGGACCTAGATAG